In a genomic window of Zingiber officinale cultivar Zhangliang chromosome 9B, Zo_v1.1, whole genome shotgun sequence:
- the LOC122022301 gene encoding regulator of nonsense transcripts 1 homolog — protein MAAQSDNNLYETASQPDTGGHAYTFLEFNTQDDFDDYMEFEEFSQPSRSPAGPHLPPPSEPEQDSAASELHAPEPTLSPSASTPLGGPSSSSEARGASGGQAAAAAVDTLAAGMSELNFEETGDEGYEFGEGNLTEHACRYCGVQDPGCVVRCNVPTCRKWFCQLWGNACGSHIVNHLVLANHMEVCLHKDSPLRLGETIECHNCGCRNVFLLGFTYCRTGGGSFLCRELCSNDNSTRGMNWDLSQWRPLIEDGCFLPWLVKVPSEQEQLRAWQISDHQINKLEELWKNDEPQPVSLKYGDISQFIKFEEDFNKIFNSNIKVANKAFKTRFIFGLEDSDECDDYGDNKELEDSDESDDYGDFKELEDSDESDDYGDNMDGDEPGASDNYDGSYDESREIMKKVVTMEIETGYEDSYDFA, from the exons ATGGCGGCGCAGTCGGACAACAACCTCTACGAGACGGCTTCGCAGCCGGACACCGGCGGTCACGCGTACACTTTCCTCGAGTTCAACACCCAGGACGACTTCGACGACTACATGGAGTTCGAGGAGTTCTCGCAACCCTCCCGATCCCCCGCTGGGCCCCATCTCCCGCCACCGTCCGAGCCCGAGCAGGACTCCGCCGCATCCGAACTGCATGCTCCTGAGCCCACCCTGTCGCCTTCCGCATCGACTCCCCTCGGCGGTCCTTCCTCGTCCTCCGAGGCCAGGGGAGCCTCTGGCGGTCAGGCGGCTGCCGCGGCGGTTGATACCCTGGCAGCTGGGATGAGCGAGCTCAACTTCGAGGAGACTGGGGATGAAGGTTACGAGTTTGGCGAGGGTAATTTGACGGAGCACGCGTGCCGGTATTGTGGGGTGCAGGATCCGGGGTGTGTCGTTAGGTGCAACGTTCCGACGTGCAGGAAGTGGTTCTGTCAGTTGTGGGGGAACGCATGTGGTTCTCATATCGTGAATCATCTG GTGCTAGCAAATCACATGGAAGTCTGTCTCCACAAGGACAGTCCACTGCGTCTGGGAGAGACTATTGAATGCCATAATTGTGGTTGCAGGAATGTTTTTCTTCTTGGATTTACTTATTGTAGAACAGGAGGTGGCTCCTTTCTCTGCAGAGAACTTTGTTCGAATGACAATTCAACAAGGGGCATGAATTGGGATCTTAGTCAATGGCGTCCACTCATTGAGGATGGTTGTTTCCTACCATGGCTTGTTAAG GTACCTTCAGAACAGGAACAACTTAGAGCATGGCAAATAAGTGATCATCAAATTAACAAACTTGAAGAGTTATGGAAGAATGATGAACCACAACCTGTTTCATTGAAGTATGGAGATATATCCCAG TTCATAAAGTTTGAGGAGGACTTTAATAAG ATTTTCAATTCAAATATCAAAGTCGCCAACAAAGCGTTCAAAACTCGGTTCATT TTTGGACTAGAAGACAGTGATGAATGCGATGACTATGGAGATAACAAGGAACTAGAAGACAGTGATGAATCCGATGACTATGGAGATTTCAAGGAACTAGAAGACAGTGATGAATCCGATGACTATGGAGATAACATGGATGGCGATGAGCCAGGAGCATCTGACAATTATGATGGTAGTTATGATGAATCAAGGGAGATAATGAAGAAGGTTGTCACTATGGAGATTGAGACAGGTTACGAGGACAGTTATGATTTTGCATGA